In Cicer arietinum cultivar CDC Frontier isolate Library 1 chromosome 7, Cicar.CDCFrontier_v2.0, whole genome shotgun sequence, a single window of DNA contains:
- the LOC113784868 gene encoding uncharacterized protein has product MLTKVRKKGTRPSWIGEEAWTGLQAYWEGTSFKNISNQNKTNRASTRGGAVHTSGRKAHIDVAIELSNNLQRDLLPDELFLTTHKRKNGAWVDSRAESTYGTFKKKLEEVQTQIGETSEESGKEVDGGTILKLWTESAGGRTRGRVYGTGDLSINVRQGCVSLTQHSQNPSNSMTGTSLEAERAARIRAEQIAQDAVSQAQVATKVAEEARERSKKLENDFDALKQFFGDKFDALARQSTGGSSTASHPPSHPHYDHNLDDVSLDEP; this is encoded by the exons ATGCTTACAAAGGTGAGGAAAAAAGGGACTCGACCTAGTTGGATAGGTGAGGAAGCTTGGACTGGTCTTCAAGCATATTGGGAAGGTACATCATTCAAGAACATCTCCAACCAAAATAAGACCAATCGAGCTTCAACAAGAGGCGGGGCTGTCCACACCTCAGGCCGCAAAGCTCATATTGATGTTGCGATTGAGCTT aGCAATAACCTTCAAAGAGATTTACTTCCAGATGAGTTATTTTTGACAACCCACAAGAGAAAAAATGGCGCTTGGGTTGATAGTCGCGCAGAATCTACCTAT ggaacatttaaaaaaaaattggaggaaGTACAAACACAGATTGGCGAAACAAGTGAAGAAAGTGGTAAAGAGGTAGATGGAGGGACAATACTTAAGTTATGGACTGAATCTGCAGGGGGTCGCACTCGTGGTCGAGTTTATGGTACGGGAGACTTGTCCATTAACGTCCGACAGGGGTGTGTATCGCTTACACAACATTCCCAGAATCCTTCTAATTCTATGACTGGGACGTCTTTAGAAGCGGAGAGGGCAGCTAGAATTAGAGCTGAACAAATTGCTCAGGATGCAGTGTCCCAGGCTCAAGTGGCTACCAAGGTCGCCGAAGAGGCTAGGGAGCGTTCAAAGAAGTTAGAGAATGATTTTGATGCATTAAAGCAATTTTTTGGAGACAAATTTGACGCTTTGGCTCGTCAATCAACTGGTGGATCATCTACTGCGAGTCATCCTCCTTCGCATCCTCATTACGATCATAATTTGGACGATGTGTCGCTTGACGAACCTTAG